GGTCCAAGTATGTTACAGGGGAGAAACATCCTATGCGGCCTTCATATAATAAACATAAGAAAAATGTTTCAATAACATCATCAAAATGATGACCTAAAGCCACTTTGTTAAAACCCATTTCTTTTGCTGCCTCGTTTAATGCCCCTTTTCTCATCTTTGAACAAAGTGAACAAGGATTGCTTTCTTTTCTTATATCAAATATTATTTCTTTTATACTTGTTTTTACTACTTTGTAAGGAATGCCTTTTTCCTTGCAGAATTTAATGACGTCCGATGAGTCAAAATCATTAAAACCCATATCGACAGTAATACCAACAAGGTCAAATTTTTTCGGATAAAATCTTTTAAGTTCCCACATAGCATTAAGAAGAACCATACTGTCTTTCCCTCCGGAAACACCAACTGCGATTTTATCCCCTTCGTCTATCATATTATAATCGTCAACAGCGCGCCTTAAGTAACTTAATATTTTTCTCAAGATAATCTCTCCATTCACCTTATTATATAACATTTTTCATAAAATTACAATAAGATAAAAAAATAAAAAGTGAAATAGGAAATTAGAAAAATAAAGAAAAACGAAGAAAATCAAAGAAAATTGAAGATTGAGTTTTATATATTAAAAAAATTAAAAAAAGTTATTGACAAAAATTTTAAGATGTATTACAATAATAAACGTTGAAAAAATAAATGGGAGGAAAGTTTAAATGAAAAGCACATATTTAATGAAGCCATCAGAAGTTCAGAAAAAATGGTATATCATTGACGCTGAAGGCAAAGTATTAGGTAGAGTTGCTACTCAGGTTGCAACTATTTTAAGAGGTAAACACCGTCCAACATATACACCAAATGTAGATTGTGGAGATAACGTTATCGTTATTAACTGTGAAAAAGCAGTTTTAACAGGTAAAAAGTTAGATGACAAATTCTATTACAGACATACAGGTCACATCGGTGGTATGAAGGCTACAAGTTACAGAGAATTAATGGAAAAGAAACCGGAACAGGCTATGATGCTTGCTATTAAAGGTATGCTTCCAAAAAATTCTTTAGGTAGAAAAATGCTTACTAATGTAAGAGTATACAGAGGTGCTGAACACGATAATGCTGCTCAGAAACCTGAAGTATACAACGGTTAAGAAGGGAGGATATTTTAATGGCTAAAGTTAAAGAAACATTCTACGGAACAGGTAGAAGAAAAAGTTCTGTAGCAAGAGTCAGAATAGTTAGCGGTAAAGGTAACATTATCATTAACGACAGAACTATAGATGATTATTTCGGATTAGAAACATTAAAACTTATCGTTCGTCAACCGCTTGCATTAACAGGTAACGAAGGTAAAATCGATGTTATCGCTAAAGTATCCGGCGGCGGAGTAACAGGTCAGGCCGGAGCAATCAGACACGGTATTTCAAGAGCACTTCTTAAATTAGATGAAAACTTAAGAGGCGATCTTAAAAAAGCAGGTTTCTTAACAAGAGACCCAAGAATGAAAGAAAGAAAGAAATACGGCTTAAAAGCTGCTCGTCGTGCACCACAATTTTCAAAGAGATAATTATTATCTATCAAAAATCCCGGAAACAAGATGTTTCTGGGATTTTTTATTGTTAATTGACATAACAAGGTTTTCTGAAAAACATAAACTTTAGTTTATTAGTTTTTCGTGAGGTTTTAATATAATTTTAAAATTTGATAGCGAAAAATAGAATGATCGTTAAAAGTAGTGAAAGTGTGCTTATAAAATGAATGGTTGCAAGATTATAAGCGAATATTTCCGGAGTTTATTCTTCAAATGCCCTATATGATATAGATAAGATGAAAATAAAGGCATTCAATTATCTTACAAAAGCTGAAAAGTTTTGCTGCACTAACAACAAAACGTAAAAAGATTATTATTATCTTTAAAAAAACTTGATGTATGGTTAAAAATGTGATAAACTATTATAAAGAATCAAAAAGGTAATGGTATATATGTCAGATAATAAACTTCATAATAAACATCGCGAACGCGTAAGGGAAAGATATTTAAAAGAGGGTATAGATTCATTTGAACCTCATCAGGTACTCGAATTGATATTGTTTTATGCTATCGCAAGAAAAGATACAAACGAACTTGCTCACAAACTCTTAGATAAATTCGGTAATTTGAACAGTGTGTTTGAAGCGTCCCCGAAAGAACTTACAAAAGTTGATGGAATAGGCGAGGGAACAGCGGTTTTTCTAAATCTTTTTTCTCAGGTAAGAAGAAAGTGCGAACTGGATGAACTTAAAAATTCAACTTATATTACCACTTCTAAAATGTCAGGGGAATTTTGTACAAAACTTTTTTCGGGAAGACTTTACGAATGCTTTTTTATAGTTGCGTTAAATGGTAAGAATAAAGTTGTAAATTTTGAAAAATTAAGCGAAGGCACAATAAAAGATGTTGAGATATATCCACGAAAAGTAGTTTCTTTTGCTTTGCAGAATAATGCTCAAAAGATTATACTTGCACATAATCATCCAGGAGGTCTTGTGTCACCATCTAACGATGATATAGATACTACGGATATGCTTAAAAACATGCTCAAGGTAATAGGTGTGGAATTATCTGATCATATAATAGTGTCAGGTGATGATTATTCAAGTTTTAAAGATTTTGATTTGTTGTAGAAAATGGTATAGGGGCATGGTGGTTTTATAAAAAACTGCCATGCCCCTGAACTTTTTTATTGTGAAATCAAAGGCTCTCCGATGTGATTATGCCTTTGACTTTTTAGAATGTTTTAGGTTTTCATTCGATTTTATTAAGCATATTCTCAATAAATATACCATACCCACGGGTTGGGTCATTGACAAATACGTGAGTAACTGCACCGATTAGTTTGCCATTCTGAATTATCGGTGAACCGCTCACGACTGTTGTCAATAGGGGACAACATTTTTTAAGGAGGAAAATTTTCCCGAAGTGATAATGTGTTATAATTATAGCATAGAAAGGACGACGTAATATGTCGATGGAGTGTATCATGAAAAGAAAAATATACAGTATCGAAAATCAAGAAACCTTAACTTTGGAGGAATAATCAAGGTTCTCAAGTTCATTAAAGAAGTTCCACTCAATGTTAATCCTGTCATTGTTATAAATGGTGATTTTTTTGATCAGTTCCTTTGCAAGCTCAGGAGTCAACTTTTCAATTTCGCCGTGTCTTGTAATATGTTTATTGTCATTGACTGCTTGCTGTTGTTGTTTTACCGTTGAAGATAGTTCTGAAAGTCTGTCGTTTGCCATTTTTAATTGCAATTTTAGAGCTTCTTCTTCGGCAGTTAATTCTGCTTTTATGCTTGCAAACTTTTCTTTTGAAATAGAGCCGCTAACATATTCCTCATAGTATCTCATTTTTTCAGAATGTATCTTATTGAGTCTATTTTTATAATCGGAACATTCTGAAAGTAGAACATCGTGTTCTGATTTGCAGGTTTTGCTCATAAGTGAAACCTGCTTTAATTTTTCATCCAACATCCTAATTTGCGTGTTTATAGCACGTAGGACAATTTCGTGCAACATTGACTCATTAACCCTTATATGCTGGCAACCAAGGTCTTCAGTATATCTGGCAGTAGCACAGAGCCAATCTTTATTGGTCTTTCGACCTTTTTGGAGTTTATTGCCACAGCATCCGCACACAAGAAGCTTTGCAAACGGATTTGAAGATGGTTGTGGACGAGGCTTTTTGTTGGACTTTATAACAAGTCGTGCCTGATAATATTCTTCTCGGCTGATGATGGCTTCGTGTGTATTAGGCACAATTTGTCGCAATTCTTCAGGTATTTGTTTAACCCTGTTGCTGCCAACACGTACAACATGAGATTTGAAAGGTTGTGTGTCTCCGGTATATATGCGGTTTGTAAGAATATTATGAACCGATTCATAAGTCCAAAACTCTCTTACCTTGTATTTGTCTCCGCGAACGGGGCGCAAATACATTGAAGGTGTCATAGTATGGGAATCATTTAGCTTTTTAGCAATTTGCGAGATGGTAATACTGTTGATTGCCCACTTGAATATTCTCTTAA
This window of the Oscillospiraceae bacterium genome carries:
- the rplM gene encoding 50S ribosomal protein L13, whose amino-acid sequence is MKSTYLMKPSEVQKKWYIIDAEGKVLGRVATQVATILRGKHRPTYTPNVDCGDNVIVINCEKAVLTGKKLDDKFYYRHTGHIGGMKATSYRELMEKKPEQAMMLAIKGMLPKNSLGRKMLTNVRVYRGAEHDNAAQKPEVYNG
- the radC gene encoding DNA repair protein RadC encodes the protein MVYMSDNKLHNKHRERVRERYLKEGIDSFEPHQVLELILFYAIARKDTNELAHKLLDKFGNLNSVFEASPKELTKVDGIGEGTAVFLNLFSQVRRKCELDELKNSTYITTSKMSGEFCTKLFSGRLYECFFIVALNGKNKVVNFEKLSEGTIKDVEIYPRKVVSFALQNNAQKIILAHNHPGGLVSPSNDDIDTTDMLKNMLKVIGVELSDHIIVSGDDYSSFKDFDLL
- the rpsI gene encoding 30S ribosomal protein S9 — translated: MAKVKETFYGTGRRKSSVARVRIVSGKGNIIINDRTIDDYFGLETLKLIVRQPLALTGNEGKIDVIAKVSGGGVTGQAGAIRHGISRALLKLDENLRGDLKKAGFLTRDPRMKERKKYGLKAARRAPQFSKR
- a CDS encoding tRNA 2-thiocytidine biosynthesis protein TtcA, with translation MLYNKVNGEIILRKILSYLRRAVDDYNMIDEGDKIAVGVSGGKDSMVLLNAMWELKRFYPKKFDLVGITVDMGFNDFDSSDVIKFCKEKGIPYKVVKTSIKEIIFDIRKESNPCSLCSKMRKGALNEAAKEMGFNKVALGHHFDDVIETFFLCLLYEGRIGCFSPVTYLDRTDIYQIRPLIYAHEFEIKSSAIKNNLPIIKNPCPVDGKTKRQDIKDFIKNTLKDYPDLKERVFGSLVRSDIDGWGIKNIRTS